DNA sequence from the Pseudokineococcus lusitanus genome:
GCCGGCACGCCGCTCGTCGTGCTCGCGGGCAAGGAGTACGGCTCCGGCTCGTCGCGCGACTGGGCGGCCAAGGGCACCCGGCTGCTCGGCGTCCGCGCCGTCGTGGCCGAGAGCTACGAGCGCATCCACCGCTCGAACCTCATCGGGATGGGCGTGCTGCCGCTGCAGTACCCCGACGGCACCGACGCCGCGTCCCTCGGGCTCGACGGCACGGAGACCTTCTCGGTCTCCGGCGTCACGGAGCTCAACGAGGGCCGGACCCCGCGCACGCTGCGGGTCGTGGCGCGCAAGGAGTCCGGCGAGGAGGTGGCGTTCGACGCGCGGCTGCGCATCGACACCCCGGGCGAGGCGGACTACTACCGCAACGGCGGCATCCTCCAGTACGTCCTGCGCTCCCTCCTGGGGGCCGGGCGTGGCTGACGGCGGGACGCCCGCCGGGCTGACGGAGAGCGCCGACCAGCCGGGCGGGTTCCCGCCGGGCACCTTCGTCCTCTGGGCGACGGTGCAGGTGCGGGAGGACCGCGTCGAGGAGTTCCTCGCCGGCATCGCCGACGACGCGCGCTGCTCGGTGCGGGACGAGCCGGGCTGCCTGGGCTTCACGGTGTCGCGCCACTCGGACGACCCGCTGCGCTTCTCCTTCCACGAGGCGTACGCGAGCCGTGAGGCCTTCGAGGTCGACCACCAGGGCTCCGCGCACTACGCGCGGTGGGCCGCGGTGGCCGAGAAGGTCGTCATCTCCACCGAGGTGGCGTTCACCGAGGTCGTCGCGCTGCCCTGACCGCGCGACCCGCCCGACGACGACGGCCGCCCGCCCCGCGAGGGGTGGGCGGCCGTCGTCGTCCCGGCGCCGGGCGAGCCGTCAGCCCTTCTCGGCCCCCTCGCCCGTCGCGGTGATGCGCCGCTGGAAGACGAAGAAGAGCACCGCCACGGGGATCGTCATGAGCGCCGCCGCGCCGAGCCGCAGCGGGAACTGCTGGCTCTGCCCGAGGGCCCCGGAGGCGAGGTTGGCGACGCCCTTCGTGAGGGTGGTCAGCTCCGGGCTCTGGGTCGAGACGA
Encoded proteins:
- a CDS encoding putative quinol monooxygenase, coding for MADGGTPAGLTESADQPGGFPPGTFVLWATVQVREDRVEEFLAGIADDARCSVRDEPGCLGFTVSRHSDDPLRFSFHEAYASREAFEVDHQGSAHYARWAAVAEKVVISTEVAFTEVVALP